One genomic region from Pyxicephalus adspersus chromosome 1, UCB_Pads_2.0, whole genome shotgun sequence encodes:
- the C1H13orf42 gene encoding uncharacterized protein C13orf42 homolog, whose amino-acid sequence MLKKIQSAFHPNSCSRDLVDSNPSNNGTLSPVRLVRSTSMYVVSGGKQTLNESLKKYKSTTNIEVTGCCHFKDEDSAWMFAKTQDFLQYLQDLLALRKKYLSSLHNLRCMTGASECSPSTHSSKAGKKPTSHETGDCKVSKDKLGHLANSDIHDAIAYFDSVIAELDTEKKIRTFPSDFKHADVDFDVATSSREHSLHSNWILRAPRRTTEEITKASAYSQSWRSSFGTASIKRIERYPIYLPKAVEGAFNTLKFKPRPKANK is encoded by the exons ATGCTTAAGAAAATCCAATCAGCCTTTCATCCGAACTCCTGCAGTCGTGATCTTGTGGATAGTAACCCATCTAACAATGGCACCCTATCACCCGTTCGCCTGGTCCGTAGCACTTCAATGTATGTAGTTAGTGGTGGAAAGCAGACTTTAAATGAGtcattaaaaaagtacaaaagtaccACCAATATCGAGGTGACGGGATGCTGTCATTTCAAAGATGAGGATTCCGCATGGATGTTTGCCAAGACACAGGACTTCTTGCAATACCTTCAAGACCTATTAGCACTTAGAAAGAAATATTTGAGCAGTCTTCATAACTTGAGATGTATGACAGGTGCCTCTGAATGTTCTCCATCTACCCATTCTTCTAAAGCTGGGAAAAAGCCAACCTCTCATGAGACTGGTGACTGTAAG GTCTCAAAGGATAAATTGGGCCACCTGGCCAACAGTGACATCCATGATGCAATAGCTTATTTTGACTCAGTTATTGCAGAACTGGACACAGAGAAGAAAATAAGGACATTCCCAAGTGATTTCAAGCATGCCGATGTTGACTTTgatg TGGCCACCAGTAGCAGAGAACATAGTTTACACTCAAACTGGATTCTGCGAGCACCACGTAGAACCACAGAAGAAATTACTAAAGCATCAGCCTACAGCCAGTCTTGGAGAAGCAGCTTTGGGACCGCAAGCATCAAAAGGATAGAACGATATCCAATTTATTTGCCGAAAGCTGTGGAAGGGGCCTTTAACACACTCAAATTTAAACCTCGACCTAAGGCAAATAAGTGA